CTCCGGGCTGTCCCGTCTGCACACAGCTGTGAGAttcccctgactagtaatgccactcctccccctttcatccccccccctctatcacgtctgaaacaacgtAACCTcggaacatgaagctgccagtcctgcccctcctgcaaaccaagtcttactaatagcaataatgttgAAATCATCAATGTGCCAATCCacgccctaaactcatctgccttacacactatactccttgcattgaaatagatgcacctgagaacatttctttCACGTACAAACCATTGAGATCTGTCTATACaggcagtcctcgcatgaccattatcctcctccacctcactatctgctctaacactctacCCCTTCCCGTTGCAACCTTGTTTAAAACCCCCGGAACCGAACTTGCTAACCTACCGGCAAGGATGATAGtcaccctccagttcaggtgcaaactgtccaattcgaactggtcccacctcccctggaacaaagcccacttgtccagaaacatgaagccctccctcatgCAGCATCCCCTCatccacgtatttagctgcattatttctagcctcactagcacgtggcacgggtagcaattcACCTGTGAGATCTCACTTTCCCGTCCCCATTCATCCTCTGCGCTCTCTGTTCCCACTCcgccttccttctgtgggatctcccttccccatcccccttcttcctgtggggcctctgttcccatcaccccacttcctgtgggatctgtcttttccatacaCAATCATCCTGAGGTATTTCTCTTCCGCATCCCGCTTCCTGCTGTTGGGCCTCGGTTCACAATCCCCTACCTTTCCTCCTGTGAGTCCTCTGCTCCTATGCCCCTTCTTCCGgtcggatctcacttccccatgctccttcctccagtgggatctctcttccccattccccttctcctgtggaatctctcttctacattcacttcctcctgtgggatctctcttcctatTCCCCACCCACCTATGGGATCTAACTTCCCTATTCACATTATCCTGTGGGATCACATTTCCTCATCAAATTCCTACTGTAAGATAACTCTTCCCCAttctttcctcctgtgggttctctctttCCCAAACCCCTTCTTCccatgggatctctcttccccatctgccTTCTCCCATTGGGATCAGTTGACAATCtgacttccttctgtgggatagctctaccccatcccccttccacctctgggatctttcttccccatGCCTCCTCCAGTGGTTCTTCTTTTCCCAACCCCCTtttcccgtgggatctctctttctcGTCCCTCAATATTTATGAGCTATCTCTCCTagtcatccccattcctcctgcataatctttcttccccatcccccttcctcctgtgggatctctcctgtccATCCCACTTCcacctgcgggatctctcttccccattcccccttcctccgtaaggatatctcttccccatcccccttcctccggtgggatcttttccccatcccccttcttactgtggtatctctctcccccatcccccttcctcctgtgggacctgtattccccatctcccttcctcctgtgggatctctcttccccatccccattcctcctgtgggatctctcttcctcatcccccttcctcctgtgggatctctcttccccatccccattcctcctgtgggatttctcttcctcatccccctcctctactgggatctctcttccacatccgctTCCTTCTGTGTCTTTCCATCCTTTACCTTAGGTGatgtctcttcctccatctcccatCGACATTTCCCGATTctcaaatcttcctcactgtttgACTTCTCCCCTTCACCCCTGCCCTTTCCGACTGTCTCACGTCAGGAACACTTTTCTAACcattagggaatgagagagaatatgtggaatttacagggtcacaccgacagacgaaattactgacattcggtgaattcattggagctgggcagtgagggacattgacagtgatggtaaCTACGATCAGTGAATTAATGTGAGAGAAATGCCCTCAGACCCACGGTTCTAATCATTATGTTCATCAATCTGTCTCTTTCTGTTTAGACTGAAcaataataaactgggagattcaggagtgaaactggtgtctgcggctctgtgGAATCCGGattgtaaaatacagacactggagtaagtaccagactgtgggagattgtgtttacagatgctggatgtctgacactgaacatcaatgtgatcagtgattgtgttactgataaacactggggatttgtaccgtctcctgtctctctgtgtccttcaccctcattctctctcatctccaggctgatcaATGTCGGTCTctcagattctggtgccgaggatctcgtctccgctctcagtacaaacccatcactgacggggcTGAACCTGGGATCAAACtcgctgacagaccgatctgtccccgctctccgccgcctcatactgaccctcccgagtctgaagtggatcgggtgagtgtttgtgttgatgttcaatgtgataaaatatcagggGATCCGCGGgatttctggtgatatttgtctgtgagtgttgttggaacattaaccccggtcccctgttactgacactgttgtgtaatctgtttattccatctttattctcccatctgtttcaggctgggggggaatcggttcagtgagacctgggggaaggaactgagatctctacaggaacccagacccggactgagagtggatctgtgaacatctgaatgtggtgaatcggttcagtgagaccgggatgaaggaactgagatctctacaggaacccagacccggactgatggtggatctgaatgtgtgaacatccccgcccgcgggatggggacatttggccgactccccgccctcccctttaaatcccgcccttacctttaacggccgcgcgccggggctgattcccaacggttttaacggaACCGGCTCGGGCCTCGCGCTGTGTGCGTCGCTCGCAGCGGTCCCGCAGTGACGTGTTTCCGCCTGTTGTCCGGCGAGGCAGCATCCGCCGGAAGTGCGTGTTGGAGACTCCCCACGTGACTCCCCGGGGAATTACCCGGACAGGAAGAGCCCGGGgtccggggctcagtctgggacaccggtgtcccggggtgggggggatgatcccgggagagaatccttttgccccctttgctgaggacggtgcattcggcagcctggccgatataatgatgttaaatggacaaatccctcggcagtgaccctggatctgcagcgatcccggacacggccctgaagtgtgattttataatcagttttataattttataatcagttccccgatgcagagtgacggtgagaaacgggactggttaatattattattattattattattattattattattattattattattattattattattattattattattattattattattattattattattattattattattattattattattattattattattattattattattattatttttattcaaccggtcaccccttgtcgccggtcagttaattgtgtgtgactgtcagcagattatttattcccgcacgttagcagctcacacattgtttcaTTGATATATCTCATAAAAAATCAATAAACCACTGTATCTTCCTGTCTTGTGTCGGACTCGAGTTTTATTTGAGGTTTCTGTTGCCCTCCACACCCTGTGCACTACAACAGTGTgtcggagctcctcacactgacacagtagcgtctcagctccaggctgagggaggttGGACAAGCAGAGTCTTGGAGCCCCGGATCTCATCTCCACCAAAGCCCATTTCTGGCAAATTGACCCCCGCCTgtcccccggtgtcagacacagagtgaatctctggcATTGGGCCAGCAAGGTACCGTCGAGTACAAACCTTTCCCGCCAGTTACTCAACTCACTCCGAGACTTTATAACCAGCACCACCGTATCATTTTCGGTTCGGACACACAAGTAACATGCCGGACCAGTCTACAGGGAGTCGCAGGCCTGCggggagttatgcaaaggcggctgcctctccggcctcggacaacgccctgtttcggacggtgaaagttgaacgtggggtgcaatgtattttgcgaacTGGAACTACCCTGGAAAAGTGCGCGGAGGCCATGGAGGACATGTTCgggagagatggtgttttggcTGCTGAGAAGGAGTTCGAAAGGCGGTGTTTTacctgaggaatgatgagttggtgcatcgggccctcagtagagggatcacggtggagaacatctttttacagatggagctagagacagctcccacacaacgcatcgtcctcggtcacgtacagcctttcatccccaacgaagacctgcttcccgcattggcccgcttggggcaagtacggtcagagataactgccatcaggcacaaattcaggaggcgcaccctccggaccgtaatcactttccggcgacaggtattcatgaaactggaaagggaggatgaagttGAGGACCGGTTTACTCTCCGGCACGAGGGGGTagattatcaggtgtattggagctctgagcgcccaaggtgccatgcgtgcggggaggtggggcactttcggagggactgtcctagcacCCGAAAACCCAGGGAGTCCACTTCAGGAACTTgtgccccagctacctctgcccctgatcccatcCCTGCGCCAACACCTGTGCCGacccctgctcctgcccctgaccctgtctctaaccctgcccctattcctacgtctgctcctacccctgtggttcagacgggtgatcctggggctacgtgtggggaggttcaggcgagggacggggtggagtccgggcggggcaagaaagcgaggaagaagtcgaaacacgtgaagaagtcggcccccgagaccgcagagctcacgcccatttgccctgaggtggagagggaggctcGGGGAAGCGTACGGTTGGACGGGGCGATAGGAGCGGAGAGTACCGCGCTGTCGGTGAATTCCGCACCTGTATGCTCCTCTggcttgaagaggagatgggattgttcccccaagagagcagagaatgcagatgagggggagtcccagaaaggggtggggatccGGGTGAGAGTTGTGTCTAACCCAGAATCCCCAGATGTAGACACCAGtcctggggtgggtggtgtggttgtgcAGGAAGCTAGTGCTGGGACTGTTTGCACGCctaaaacagacctggagccctccacccaggacttagcagtcagcgcctccctggagggaaatgtattaagtagtacaggtggagaggagaccaggctctctcacagtcagcatcaggctgccggtgaatccattgggccagagctgctggggtccccttcatgcctgtctcctggggagggtgatgtaacctgcatgccgaccccatcaactaatggcctgcagggagtccCTTGGGATTTTCCCTCCATCGTCGCAACTGTGGGTAAGACTGCTGCGACGGTGGAGCGGGAAGGTATGGGGGAGGTACCCACTGTGCAGTGTAGGTTACAGGGGCAGCCACCTTATACACCACACCAGGGGGAAGATGggggatctgtctgcagtgaggggttggagggggattcatttgacagcgagacaatggacatcctcacccctccagagaagtccccattgatacctgtggaggagatcagagagtttattcactcctccgttggtgcaaagcatcggcctaaactagcctcgcttcgctggcctagcatgccgaggctggtgaagtccctgagggtcatcctcagacggaaggggaaggggaagaggaatgctgtgtcagggaatgacaggcggcagctgaaatccttcctggatgacctggtgcgggacatcaggatgaaaagcagcctcgctccttcgggagatggtgggtcacagggtagcgatggtagcagtcgggcccggaaagcaaaggatattctcggttttcttcgggagagtgcggctgagggcgccatcgctctcagtgggaagggtactggtgctgaggcctagtgtgctcccgacatgaagcttaccatagctagtctcaatgtgaacggtagcaggggctctctccgcaggtataacaatctctcagtcctcagggacgggagatacgcggtgagtttcctgcaggaaacccatacaaccccgggggacgagtccgcttggctcctggagtggcagggcagggtctacatgagtcaccttagctccaactctagtggggtggcgatcctgttggcaccaaccttccggccagaaatcgtaggagtccaagatgttgtgcccggccgtctgctccacctggctgtgcgcctggatggtgtaccgttacattttatcaacgtgtacggtccgaggcgcggggtgatgcagacgcgcctattttgtcagctgtccaccttgctgagttccatcgacccgggggactgcgtcgtcctcgggggagacttcaactgtaccctcgaggtggaggaccgCTCGGGCCTCCAACACGACCCGGCATCAGCGAAAAAGTTAAAGGAGctagtcggctcctttgacttggtggacagctggcggaatcttcaccctgactctagcgccttctccagaagagCTAGAGAGGGGGGTTCCCGGATAGTGCGCCTGTATATCTCTCGGGCTGATGTCTCCCACGTGTCGGCGTCCTCCATGCGGCCCTTGTCGAGCTCAGATCATCACCTCgtgtggatggaatttactcctctgcacccAGCTCCAGCAGTCCCGAGGTGCATATGTGCATatgctgcaagatttggaccgcggctcacccttcttctactcgttagagaagtggcggggagttcaaaagcagctggtggagctactggctgctgatggctcctccatcacgGATCCTGACGAAATTATCAATTAAGTCCGCTCATCCTATCGGTCCTTATTCTCACCGGATCCGTCAAATGCGGGggcgtgcagtgaggtctggggagattTGCCAAAGGTCAGCCCTGATGAAGCAGCGCGTCTGGACGTCTCCCTGACTGGGGAGGAGCTGTCTGCTGCCCTTCGGCAACTCCGGAGGGGTAAATCCcctggcttagatggtctgaaTGTAGAGTTTGatcaggctttttgggatgtcctgagagtcgattacagccttgttctaggggagagcctagccaccGGGGAAATGCCCCTCTCATGGCGGAGAGCTGTCGTGGTCCTGCTGCTCAAGAAGGGAGACCTTCGCCTGCTACGGAACTGGCGCCCGGTCTCCCTCTTGTGAGCGGACAACAGGATCTTCGCCCGGGCAATGGCCAACCgtcttggttcagtactgagacaggtgattcatcctgaccaatctaacacagtcccgggccgctccatccagggcaatgtccacctagtacgggacctgatccacctgtacCAGGAGACTGGGACCCCGGcagcgtttctttctcttgaccaggagaaggcgtttgaccgggtagtccacagtttcctggtgggcactctgcaggcctttgggctcggaccacactttgtggcccgagttcggctcctctactctgccgcagagtgccttgttaaggtcaatggatcactggcagcgcccattcccttcaggagaggagtacgTCAGGGGTGCCCCATGTCCGGGCAATTGTACGCGATCTGTGTCTagccattcctgagcctcctacggcgaaggctgacaggtctggttctgcgtgaaccggacatggaggtcgtcctctcggcctacgccgatgatgtactcctcatgatgacagatcccaatgacctgcggaggatgcgcgagtgccaagacattttctcggcagcatcctccgccaggatcaactgggcgaaatgttccggactcttagtgggtcaatggcaggtggactccctgccggaggagatgagagcttttgagtggagtacccggcgtctcctctatctgggagtctacctgagtccttctggggagacctggctggcgaactggcaggacctggagatgaaagtcatggcccggctggggcgctggtcaggccttctcagggtgctttcctatcgaggcagggtggtggtcataaaccagctggtggcctccatgttgtggtatcggatggtcaccttggcccctcctgccccgtttgttgcaagactgcagaggaaattagtggacttcttctggggcaacaggaaacactgggtctctgcagcggtcttgagtctcccagtgggagagggcggacagtcgctggtgtgcgtccgaacgcagctggcggctctccgcctcaggactctgcagagatttctgtacgccgagcaccctcccaggtggcacgtgctggcgactttcttcctccggaggggctgctgtcttcatgaagacatgcggctaccaccggcgggtgtcagccgtactgctttgcggagtctgcccggcttctatcaggacctactgagagtctggaacatggtcgcctcaggccgggaatcccctcctcaggcggagggcggggtcctggccggcccttgccctacctcagtggctgtcggtgcggctcagttgtgtggaccgactcaggccgagctgctggtcgggcccagaccccgcaatcttctccgggagccgtgtccgcacaacttgagccgtctctcaacgatacccacagtcc
The nucleotide sequence above comes from Hypanus sabinus isolate sHypSab1 unplaced genomic scaffold, sHypSab1.hap1 scaffold_340, whole genome shotgun sequence. Encoded proteins:
- the LOC132388527 gene encoding ribonuclease inhibitor-like, with amino-acid sequence MTLTLIDCAVLSHAIGLCDTIKHLNLQDCHIQCEGIQRLGPGLHKCQELRLNNNKLGDSGVKLVSAALWNPDCKIQTLELINVGLSDSGAEDLVSALSTNPSLTGLNLGSNSLTDRSVPALRRLILTLPSLKWIGLGGNRFSETWGKELRSLQEPRPGLRVDL